The genome window AGTGGACCCGAGACCAGGCGCCCCGGAACTCATCCCACTGGGTGGGGACCGCGCCCTGCTCCACAGCCGAGTCGTCGTCTCGCCCCATCGGTCACGCCGCCCCGGGTCGAAAGAGCTCCGGCCAGCGCTTCCGGGCGGACTCGATCGCCGAGCTGGCCGTGACGCCCAGGCCGCAGATCGAGGTTTGGGTCATGGTGTAAGCCACATCGTCGAGAGCTTCGAGATCGCCGGCAGTGAGAGTTCCCTCGATCCCGCGCCGGATGATTTCCATCTGGCGCTGAGTCCCCAGCTGGCAGGGGAAGCACTTGCCGCACGATTCGTGGGCGAAGAAGCGCGAGAGGTGCCAGCACGTCTGCCGCAGGTCGCGTTCGGCGTTGATGACCATGAGTACGCCCGATCCAAGCGGCAGGCCCGCCTGGCGGAAGCCTTCGTAGCTCAGGGGTAGCTCCAAGACCTCCGGGCCGGCAAAGGCGCCAGCCGCCCCGCCGAGCAGCACCGCCTGCAGCTCACCGGCCACGCCACCAGCCGTGGCAACCAGCTCTCGCAGGGGAGTCCCGAACGCTACCTCGTAGGTCCCGGGGAGCGCCACATCCCCGGATAGGCAGAACAACTTGGTGCCCGGCGAGTCGGGCGTGCCGACGGAGCGGAACGCCTCCACGCCCTGGGACAGGATCCAGGTGGCCGTGCACAGGGTCTCGACGTTGTTGATCGCTGTGGGCTGCCCAAACAGCCCGTCGGTCACCGGGTAGGGGGGTTTGAGTCGGGGCAGACCGCGCTTGCCCTCGATCGATTCGAGCAAGGCCGTTTCCTCGCCGCAGATGTAGGCCCCGGCGCCGGAGCGCAGTTCGATCTCGAAATGGAAGTCCGATCCCAGGATGTTCTCTCCCAGATAGCCGGCCTGCTGTGCTTCCCGGATCGCCTTCTGCAGGATCCGCTGCGCCCGAGGGTATTCACCGCGAATGTAGAGATAGCCGCGCTCGGCTCCGATGGCGTAGCCGGCGATCGCCATACCCTCCAGCACAGCCCACGGATCGCCCTCCAGCAGAACCCGGTCTTTGAACGTCCCGGGCTCGGACTCGTCGCCGTTGCACACCACATAGCGCCGGCGGGCTTCCCCGGAGGCAGCCAGCGACCACTTCTGTCCAGTGGGGAAGGCGGCCCCCCCGCGACCCTCCAGCCCGGAGGCCTCGATCACCTCGATGACCCCGGCGGGCGAGAGGCTCCGAAGCGCTCGTTCCAGCCCGGAAAAGCCACCGCTGGCCACATACTCCGAGAGCCCGGCCGGCGCTCCCTCATGGCAGCGGGCCGTCAGGCGCCGCGGGGAGCCGCCGATGTGCCCCAACCCAATTTCCTGCGGCTGCGCCAGCCAGAACTCCGGCTTGACAGCCTGCAGATGCCCGACCGGCACATCCCCAAGCAGCGCCGCCGGCGCATGGTCGCACAAACACAAGCAGGCTACTTCCTCAACCTCGAAAGCCCAATCGGATGTGGGTTCTCCCGGCTGGACGCCGAGGGCCAGGCAGACGTCACGCAGCACCTGTTCACCCCCGGCCTGGGCACAGCGCGGGCTGGTGCAGACGCGGACAATGGTCCTCCCGGTCGGCCGGTCGTAGAGCAGGGTGTAGAAGCGAACAACCCCGTGGACCTCTGCCAACGGAACCCGCAGCGTCTGCCCAACCGCAGCCAGCACCTGCTCGCTCAGGTAACCGTAGAGCCGTTGGGCTTCGATCAACATCGGGAGCAACCGCGAGCGATCGGCGCTCCCCTGCAGGGCAAGCCAATCGTGAAGCGGTTGAGGGTCGAGGGTCGAGGGTGTCACCGGGCGGTGGGGTCCTGCTGTGTCCGGGATGCGGTTGAGGTCAGCCAGCGCACCGGCCGGCAGTCGAGGCCTCAGCCTGCCTGGCCACAGTTCCTCAAATTTGTATCAGACAAGTCCGCATTCCGCAATGAACACACGCCGCAGCCCCGGCACCTCGGGGCAGACCGAGGTGAGGTCCAGCCCAGCACCGCAGGTCCTGGCATCCTCCAGGCGAGACATGTCGCTTCCCATCCCCGCTCGGGGCGGGCAAAGGAAGACGGCCTGCGGGGTGGCGACCTCACAGGCCGTTGGGTGGGTCGACCGTGCGCCGGGCTGGGGGAGGTCGAGGCTGAGCCAGAACGCTCCCGCTCAGGCCTTGCCGCGCTTGGGCGCCTCCAGCCGCACGGCGCACACCTTGTACTCGGGGATCTTCGCTTCCGGATCGAGGGCGAAGTCCTGGGTGAGCAGGTTCGCCGGCGCCTCGCGCCAGTGGAAGGCGAGGAAGACCACCCCTGGCGGGACCCGGCTGCCCACCCGGGCCTGGGTGCGAACCTGGCCTCGTCGGCTGGCAATCACCACGGGTCCTGCGTCCCGGATGCCGATGCGCTCGGCGTCCTGGGTGTTGATCTCGGCATGGCCACGCGGATCTCGCCACGAGAGCGCTTCACTGCGGCGGGTCATCGTCCCGGTGTGATAGTGGTAGAGCGAACGGCCGGTGGTCAGAATCAGCGGGAACTCGTCATCCGGGAGCTCGGCCGGGGATTGGGCCTCGATGGGCATG of Anaerolineales bacterium contains these proteins:
- a CDS encoding NAD(P)H-dependent oxidoreductase subunit E; this translates as MTPSTLDPQPLHDWLALQGSADRSRLLPMLIEAQRLYGYLSEQVLAAVGQTLRVPLAEVHGVVRFYTLLYDRPTGRTIVRVCTSPRCAQAGGEQVLRDVCLALGVQPGEPTSDWAFEVEEVACLCLCDHAPAALLGDVPVGHLQAVKPEFWLAQPQEIGLGHIGGSPRRLTARCHEGAPAGLSEYVASGGFSGLERALRSLSPAGVIEVIEASGLEGRGGAAFPTGQKWSLAASGEARRRYVVCNGDESEPGTFKDRVLLEGDPWAVLEGMAIAGYAIGAERGYLYIRGEYPRAQRILQKAIREAQQAGYLGENILGSDFHFEIELRSGAGAYICGEETALLESIEGKRGLPRLKPPYPVTDGLFGQPTAINNVETLCTATWILSQGVEAFRSVGTPDSPGTKLFCLSGDVALPGTYEVAFGTPLRELVATAGGVAGELQAVLLGGAAGAFAGPEVLELPLSYEGFRQAGLPLGSGVLMVINAERDLRQTCWHLSRFFAHESCGKCFPCQLGTQRQMEIIRRGIEGTLTAGDLEALDDVAYTMTQTSICGLGVTASSAIESARKRWPELFRPGAA